CGTGCCGCCGCAGCCCAGCTCGACGTCGTCGGGGTGCGCCCCGACGGCCAGGATCTCGACCGTTTCCCGCTCGTTCACAGCACGATCTCCTGCAGGCCCGCCACGTCCCAGCGGAGCTGCTCCCTCAGGGGCCCGACGAGGCCCGCGCGTCCGTACCTCAGGAGCCACGGGAGCGGGCCGTAGACGCGTTCGGCGGGACGGCCGCCCGGGGCGAGCGCGGAGGCGAGGCGGCGAAGCTGCCGGGCCTCGGTCTCGTTCGCGCGGCCCGCCGCCGCGCGGGTCCGCTCGAGGAGCTTGTCGAGGCTGAAGCGGAGGTTCTCGCGCGTCGTCTCGAGCGGCTTGCCCAGCCCGGGTTCCACGGCCGCGAGGCGCGGAGCCAGGTCCGCGAGGGCTGCGAGCGCGGCGTCACGGACTCCCGCGAGGTCCGCGAGGAGGGCTCCCTCGCGGGCGGCGCCCCGCGCCGCGAGGAGGGCGTCGGTCCCGGCGAAGAGGTCCCCGAGCCCGAGGCCGAGCTTCTCGAGGGATCGACGCTCGGAGGCGGTCACGAGCGCGGCCATCGGCCGCGCCACGAGCACCGGCGGGACGATCCCGGCCCATTCGAAGAGGGGAAGCATCTGCGCCCAGTACGCGAGCTCGGCCGGGCCGAGGACCGTGGCCGCCACGGGATAGAGCGTCGAGGCCGCCAGCGGCCTCGTGAGCGCCGAGAACGACGGGAGCCACTCTCCCGACTCGAATCGCGCGACGACGTCCTCCGCGTCGAACCGCTCTCCGTCGCGCCCCTTGAGCTCCAGCCGGCCGTCCCTCTCGCGCAGGAGGAGGCGCTCGCCGTCGACGAGGGCGAAGAGCGGGAGGGACTCCGACTCCGAGACGACCTGCGGCGCGTGACCAGCCGCCGCGAGCTGGGCGGCGCGCCCGGCGAGGAGCCGGCGCACTTCGGCTCTTTCACGGACGAGGCGGACGGCGAGCGGCACGAGGATGGGCTTCTCTTCCGGCCGCGCTGCGTCGGCGAAGAGGAGCGAGGGCTCGTCGAGGAGCCAGGAGAGGGAGGCGACGAAGGCTTCGCGGTAGGACGCCCCCTCGTGCGCTGCCCGCAGCGCAGCGAGGCTCTCCTCGTCGGCAAGGGCGCCCGTTCCGGAGCGCGCCCGCTCGAGGAGGGCCGCGACGTCGACCTCGATCGGGAGCGCCCCGACCGGCCGCCTGTTCCTCGAGAGGGGCTCCGGATCGGGCCCCTCTTCCTGGGCGCCGTCGGGTCCCGGAAGTGGGACCCGCGTCACCTCGACGAGGTCGTGGTCCTCCGTGGCGCACCAGAAGACGGGCGAGAGGTCCGTTCCCAGCGGCGTCAGGGCTTCGGCGATCTTCACCGCCGCGAGGGCCTTGACCGTCGTCAGGAGCGGCCCCGTCAGGAGGCCGGCCTGCTGACCCGTGAAGACCCCGGCACGGCGGCCGGCGGCGAGCTCCGCGAGGGCCGGGTCGGCGCCGCCGCGGGGAGAGAACGCTTCGAGGACGGCCGCGGCGCGCGCCGCGATCGCGGGCGCCGTGGCCCTCTCGCCGAGGAACCGCGTCACGTCGGGCTCGCCGGTGGCGTGGCCGAGCGCGAGGCGCGGGATTCCAGGGAGACGCTCGAGCGCGACCGTCACCGCGCAGCTCCGGACACGGCGAGGAGGATGAGCCGGGGCGACCGGCGCGCGTCGAAGGGAGAGCCGTCGAAGTCGCCGAAGGCGGCCGTGACGCGCAGCCCCGCCTCCCCGTGGAGCGCCTCGAGCTCGTCGCGCATGTAGACGCGCACCCTCTCGCGGAACGTGCGCGCCTGCGGGCCGGTTCCCATCGTGATCTCCTTCTCGATCCTCCGCGTCGCCGCGTCGTACCGGCGCCGGATGGAGACGCGCTCCCCCGCGACCGTCTTCTCCTCGCGCGAGACGAGTGTCGAGAGGACGCGCGAGGCGTTGAAGACGTCGGAGAGGAACGCGCCGCCGGGCGCGAGGACCCGGCCGATCTCGCCGACGACGCGGAGGTCGTCGGCCGCGTCGTCGAAGTAGCCGAACGAGGTGAAGAAGTTGACGACCGCCCCGAAGGAGCGGCGCACGAACGGGAGCCGCAGCATGTTGGCGCGGACGAATCCGGGGGCGGGATCGGCCCGGCGGGCCTTCGCTCTCGCCAGGAGCGTCGCCGAGAGGTCGACGCCGGTCACCAGCGTCCCGTGCCGGGAGAGGACCACGGCGTGCCGGCCCGTACCGCAGGCGAGGTCGAGGATCCCGCCGCGCCCCTTCGCCGCGTAGGGGCCGAGGAGGCCGTATACGAACTGGGCCTGCCGCTCGGCCTCGAGGTCGTCGCGGTCCGGGTAGAGGGCGAGGTATTCCTCTCCGAACCAGCTCGCGTACCAGGGGTCTCGGTCCGTCTCGGTGCTCAAGCCAGAGGATGATACGAGGTCGGCCCCGGGCCGGCCCCCGCGCGGCTCAGAAGCCCCAGAGCGCCAGCTCGTCGATGATCGTCGCGAGGCTCGGGTGCTTCACGAGCTCCTCGTGGAGCCAGCCGTGGCGTTCCTTGACGGACGCCATCTCCTCGCGCGCGCGGGCGGCGTCGCCGCCCGCCGCGGCGTCGCGGAGGCGCTCGACGGCGGCCTGCTCCTCGACGTCGAGGCGGCCGTCCAGATCGCGGCGGACCGCGTCGAACGCCTCGTGGACCCGCGCGCCGTCCCTCGCGTCTTCCCGATCGTCCGCCATGGCCTCAGCCTCCCTGCACGACGGCGATCTTCGCCTCGGCGAAGGCGACGTCGGCGTTGACGGCGTCGAGCTCTTCCTGCCCGACCACGCCGAGCCGCCGGACCTCCCCTTCGCTCTGCGCCTCGCGCGCCGCGGTGGCGTCGATGCCGTCCTTCTCGGCGGCGAGATCCGCAAGGACGCGGACGGCGTCCCCCGCCACCTCGACGAACCCGCCGCGGACGGCGACGGCCGTCTTCTTCCCGCCGTCGGTCCAGGTGACGCGCCCCACGCCGAGAAGCGCGACGAGCGGCGTGTGACCCGGGAGGATCCCGAGCTCGCCGAGCTCGCCCGGCAGCGACACGGAGTCGCACGCGACACGCTCCACGACGGAGCGCTCCGGCGTGACGACCGTCAGCGTGAGGTGGCCGGGCTCCGCCACGGCCTCAGGCCTCGCCCGCCTTCTTCATCCTCTCGTAGCGCTCGAGGACGTCCTCGATCGTCCCCTGCAGGAGGAACGCCTGCTCGGGCACCTCGTCGTGCTTGCCCTCGACGATCTCCTTGAACGAGCGGATGGTGTCGGCGATCTTGACGTACTTGCCGGGCAGGCCGGTGAACTGCTCGGCGACGTGGAAGGGCTGCGAGAGGAACCGCTGGATCTTCCGGGCCCGCGCGACGACGAGCTTGTCGTCCTCCGAGAGCTCGTCGATGCCGAGGATCGCGATGATGTCCTGCAGGTCCTTGTACTTCTGGAGGATCTGCTGGACCTGCCGGGCCACGGCGTAGTGCTCCTCGCCGACGGTCATCGGCGAGAGGATCTTCGACGTCGAGGCGAGCGGGTCGACGGCCGGGTAGATGCCGAGCTCGGCGATCTGCCGCGAGAGGACCGTCGTCGCGTCGAGGTGGGCGAACGCGGTGGCCGGGGCCGGGTCGGTCAGGTCGTCGGCCGGGACGTAGATCGCCTGGACCGACGTGATCGAGCCCTTCTTCGTCGAGGTGATCCGCTCCTGCAGCTCGCCCATCTCGGTCGCGAGGTTCGGCTGGTAGCCGACGGCGGAGGGCATGCGCCCGAGGAGGGCCGAGACCTCCGAGCCCGCCTGCGTGAAGCGGAAGATGTTGTCGATGAAGAGGAGGACGTCCTTCCCCTCGGTGTCGCGAAACCACTCGGCGACGGTGAGGCCCGTCAGGCCGACGCGCAGGCGCGCCCCCGGCGGCTCGGTCATCTGCCCGTAGATGAGCGAGCACTTGGACTTCTTCCAGTCGTGCGGGTCGATGACGCCCGACTCGGTCATCTCGAGCCAGAGGTCGTTGCCCTCGCGGGTCCGCTCGCCGACGCCGGCGAAGACGGAGTAGCCGCCCGCCGCCTTGGCGACGTTGTTGATCAGCTCCTGGATGAGGACGGTCTTGCCGACGCCCGCGCCGCCGAAGAGGCCCGTCTTGCCCCCCTTCGTGTACGGCTCGAGGAGGTCGATGACCTTGATGCCCGTCTCGAACATCTCGACGGAGGTCTTCTGCTCGTCGTAGGCGGGCGCGTGGCGGTGGATCGGCCAGCGCTCCTTCGTGTTCACGGGCCCGAGCCCGTCGACCGGCTCGCCGATGACGTTCAGGATCCGCCCGAGCGTCTCGGGTCCGACCGGGACCGTGATCGGCTGCCCGAGGTCGAGGGCCCTCATCCCGCGGACGAGGCCGTCCGCCGGCTTCATCGAGATGCAGCGGACCCGGTTCTCGCCGAGGTGCTGGGCGACCTCGGTCATCAGGTCGATCGGGATCGTGGAGAGGCCGTCCGGGTCGGTGATGTGGACGGCGTTCAGGATGGACGGCAGGTGCCCGCCCGGGAACTCCACGTCGACGGTGGCGCCGATGACCTGGACGACTTTGCCTTCGATGGCCATGTTCTACCTCTGCGGCCGGCGGGGCCGGGAGCACTCGTGGGACGGGAACGTGGAGCGAGATCTCATTTCAGCGCTTCTGCCCCGGAGACGATCTCGATGAGCTCCTTCGTGATCTTCGCCTGGCGCGCCCGGTTGTAGGTGAGGGTGAGCGAGTCGATCATCTCGCCCGCGTTCTTCGTCGCCGACTCCATCGCCGTCATCCGCGCGGCGTTCTCGGCCGCGTTCGACTCGAGCAGGACCCGGAACAGCTGGAACTCGACGTGCCGCGGGAGGAGCCGCCCGAGGATGACGTCCGGCCCCGGCTCGAAGATGTAGTCGGTTCCGCCTTCGTTCGCCCCGAGCTCGCCGAGCTCGATCGGGAGGAGGCGCTTCACGCCGACGATCTGCGAGATGACGCTCTTGAACTCGTTGAAGACGACGTAGACCGCGTCGACCTCGCCCTGGGTGAAGCGGGCGGCGAGGGAGCGGGCGACCTCGGCGGCCGTGTCGTAGCCGAACCGCTGGAAGAGGCCGGGTCGGGCTTCGAGGATGGGCACCGTCCTGCGCTTCCAGAAGTCGGTCCCCTTGCGGCCCAGCGTCACGAGAGAGACCTCGACACCGGCCTTCTTCTTCTCGCGGACGAAGGCTCCGGCCGCCCTGTTCACGTTCGTGTTGAATGCGCCGCAGAGCCCCTTGTCGCCCGTGACGACGACGAGGACGACCTTCTTCTCCTCGCGCTGGGCCAGGAGCGGATGGGCCGGGGCGCCGTCCTCGCGGGGCGGGATGCGCCCCGTCACGGAGGCGAGGGTCGCTCCGAGCGTCGCGGCGTAGGGGCGCGCGGCGATGACCCGCTCCTGGGACCGGCGGAGCTTCGACGCGGCGACCATCTTCATCGCCTTCGTGATCTGCTGCGTCGACTTGACGCTGCGGATCCGCCGCCGGATGTCGATCAGGTTCGGCATGGCGTTTCCGGCGTCAGGCCTTCGCGCTCGGGTTGTCGGCGAGGAAGAGCTTCTTGGCCTCCGAGACGGCGGCCGCCAGCCCTTCCTCGAGCTCCTTCGTCATCTTCTTGGCGACGCGGACCTCGTCGAGGAGGGCGGTGCGCTCGGAGGTGAGGTACCGGTGGAGGACCTTCTCGAAGGGGAGGACCGCCTCGACGCGCAGGTCGTCGAGGAAGCCCTTCGTTCCGGCGAAGACCGAGGCGACCTGGAGCGCGACGTCCATCGGGACGAAGACGTTCTGCTTGAGGATCTCGGTGAGGCGCTTGCCGCGGTTCAGCTGGCTCTGGGTCGCCTTGTCGAGGTCGGAGCCGAACTGCGCGAAGGCGGCGAGCTCGCGGTACTGGGCGAGGTCGAGGCGGAGCGTGCCGGAGACCGTCCGCATCGCGCGGACCTGCGCCGAGCCGCCGACGCGGGAGACCGAGATGCCGACGTTGATGGCCGGCCGCTGGCCCGCGTAGAAGAGGTCCGACTCGAGGAAGATCTGGCCGTCGGTGATCGAGATGACGTTCGTCGGGATGTAGGCCGAGACGTCGTTCGCCTGCGTCTCGATGATCGGGAGCGCCGTCAGCGACCCGCCGCCGAGCTCGTCGTTCAGCTTCGAGGCGCGCTCGAGCAGGCGGCTGTGGAGGTAGAAGACGTCGCCGGGATACGCCTCGCGGCCCGGCGGGCGGCGCAGGAGGAGCGAAATCTCGCGGTACGAGGCCGCCTGCTTGGAGAGGTCGTCGTAGATCACGAGGACGTGTCCGCCGGGGTTGTCCTTGCTGGCGGGCTTGCCGTCCTTGCCGGTGAACTGGAAGTACTCGCCCATCGCGCAGCCGGCGTAGGGGGCGATGTACTGGAGCGGGGCCGGGTCGGAGGCGCTCGCGGCGACGATGATCGTGTGCTCCATCGCGCCGTTGGCCTCGAGCGTCTGGACGACCTGCGCGACGGTCGAGCTCTTCTGCCCGATCGCGACGTAGATGCAGACGACGCCCTTGCCCTTCTGGTTGATGATCGCGTCGAGCGCGACGGAGGTCTTGCCCGTCTGGCGGTCGCCGATGATCAGCTCGCGCTGGCCGCGGCCGATCGGGATCATCGCGTCGATCGCCTTGAGCCCCGTCTGCATCGGCTCCTTGACGGGCTGCCGGTCGACGACGCCCGGTGCGATCCGCTCGTTCGGGTAGTACGCCGCCGCCTCGATCGGCCCCTTGCCGTCGAGCGGCTGGCCGAGCGGGTCGACGACGCGGCCGATGACCGCCGGGCCGACCGGGACGGAGATGATCCGCTTCGTCCGGCGGACCTCGTGCCCCTCGCGGATCTTCGACGTGTCGCCCATGAGGACGCAGCCGACGTCTTCCTCCTCGAGGTTCAGGGCGAGACCGAAGACGTCGTTGGGAAACTCCAGGAGCTCGCCCGCCATGACCTTGTCGAGGCCGTAGACGCGGGCGATGCCGTCGCCGACGGAGAGGACGGTCCCGACCTCGGCGGTGTCGATGCCGCGGTCGAGCCCGGCGAGCTGCGCCTTGATGAGCTGCGTGATTTCGCGTGCGCTGATGTCGGTCATTGCGGCGTCTCTTTCCTCGTCCTGTGGTGGATCACGCGGCCCCGGAGGCGCCCTCCAGGGCCTTTCGCGCCCGCGTGAGCCGGTGCGAAAGGGAGGCGTCGAAGACCTCGCTCCCGAGACGGACGACGAAGCCCGACAGGAGCGAGGGGTCGAGTTCGGTGCGGAGCCTCACGCGCGTCCCTGTGCGCGCCTCGAGGGCCTCGCGGATCCCCTTCTCGGCATCCTCGCCGAGCGGTGCGACGGACCGGACCGTCGCCTGGACGACGCCCCGCTCCACGTCGAGCTGCTCGCGGATCGCCTCGAGGACGTTCGCGAGCTTCAGGATGCGCCCACGATCCAGGAGCGCTCGCAGAAGGCGCCCCGCGACCTCGGGCGCCTTTGCGGTTTCCGCGAGGGCCGCGACGAGGCCCCGCTTCTGGGTCCGGCCGTACCCGGGATTCGCGAGGAAGTCGCGGAGCTCCTCGGAGCCCTGGAGCGCCCGGGCGACCGTGTCGAGGGACGGGAGGAGCGCTTCGACGGCGTCGGGCGACCCGGCGACCGCGAAGAGGGCGTCGACGTAGGGCCTCGCGAAGGCGGAACCGGCGGCCTTCATCGGGCGTCTCCGGCGAGGTTCTTGACGCCTTCGGCGACGAGTCTCGTCTGGTCGTCGGGCGTCACGTTCTTCACGACGAGCTCCCGGGCGAGCTCGACGGCGAGGTCCGCAGCGTAGGCCGTGAGCTCGTTTCGCGCCGACCGCACCCTGGCGTCGAGCTCTGCGCGCGTGCGCGCGACGACCCGCTCGCTCTCCTCGACGGCCCGGGCGGCGATCTCCTTCTCCTCCGCCACGGCCTGCTCCCGCGCGTGGAGCCTGAGCGCCTCGATCTCGGCTTCGATCTTCACGAGGCGCTCGCCGACCTCCCGGGCCAGAGTCTGGGCCCGGTCGCGGTCTTCTTCCGCCTTGCGCAGCGTTTCGGCGACGTCGAGGCGCCGCTTCTCGAAGAACTGCCCCAGCGGCTTGCGGAGGAGCCAGACGAGGAGCGCGATGAACGCGAGGAAGTTCAGCGTCTGCCAGAAGGGGTAGGGAAGGCCGAGGAAGGTGGCCGGGCCCTCCGCTCCGCCGGCAAGGAGACGCGCGAGCAGCGAGGCCGGCATCAGGCCACCTTTCGTCCGAGGGCGTAGCTCGCGATCTCGCCGGCGATCGCCTTCGTCTCCGCGCCGAGCTGCTGGCGCGCGGCGAGCACCTCGCGTTCGAGATTCGCCTGCGCCTCTCGCGCCACGACCCGCGACTTCTCCCGGGCCTCTTCGAGGAGCGCCTGTCGGCGTTCACCGGCGGCCGCCCGGGCGGCCTCCCGGTGCGCGAGCGCCTCGCGCCTGGCCTCCGTGAGGCGGCGGTCGAGGTCGACGGCGACCTCTCGCTGCCTCTCGAGGGCCGCTTCCGAGGCCGCGCGCGCGGCATCGACGCGTTGCTCCCGCGCGGCCAGGACGGCGCCGAGCGGCGACAACAGGAATTTCCTCAGGACCAGGTAGGTGGCCCAGAAGATGATGACGACGAGAAAAAGGGAGAGGTCGGGCAGTTGCATCGCTCGTTCCGCTCTCAGGGGCCGCTGCGGGGTCCGCCCCCGGGCGCACCGCGATCCGGAACTCCGCACGGGGGCCGTGTTTATGCCACAGGGAGGCCGTGCCGGTCAACGCAAGGGCCCCGGGGCGGAGCTACCATGCGCCGCTGGAGCGGCCGGCGGATGGCGAACCAAGAACAGATCGATCGATTGAAAAAGGCGTTTCGGGTCGCCAGCGCGGCCTGGGACCGGGCGGCGGAACGGACGGTCCCAGGCGAGATCGCCTGTCGCGCGGGCTGCTTCGGGTGTTGCGTCGGTCTCTTCGACATCTCCCTTTCTGAAGCGGTGCTCGTGCGAGAGGGCGTCGCCCGGCTCACCGTCGGAGACCGGGAGGACGTCATCGGCCGGGCTCGGCGCATCGTCGAGGAGTCCGCGACGGCCTTTCCCGGGGACCCGCGCACCGGTTTGCTCGACCCCGATCGCAGCGAGGACGCCGACGACGACTACTTCGCCGTCGTGGCCGATCGCGCCTGCCCGATGCTGGAGCTTCCTTCGGGACGCTGCCGCATCTACGAAGAGCGGCCGATCACCTGCCGCACCTACGGGTTCGCCTGGTCGCGGGACGGCGCCGTCTTTCACCCGCCGTGCGGCCTGAACCTCCCCGGAGCCTCCGGGGAGCGCCAGCTGGAGACGTCTGTCGACATCGACGTCCTCGACCAGGCCGAGGACGTCGCCGCTGAGCTCGCCACCGGGCTTGGGATCGAGCCGGGTTGCGAGACGACGATTCCGCACGCCGTCCTCGGGACCGCGTTCGGGCCGGCGCCCGGCTGATCAGCTTTTCTTCGGCGCGGGGGAGACCGAGATCGCGGGGATGGCCGGGTCCGAAGCGGTACCGGGCGCCCGGCCGACCTGCGGTCCGGTCTCGACCGGCCCCTGGATCACGGCACCGTCCTCGACGAGGAGCGAGGGCGTGTGAATCTCGGCCTGGAGGCGCGCCCCCGCGTGGACCTCGACCCGCTCGCGGGCGTAGATCACGCCGCGGACGTTTCCGGAGACCGAGAGGCGACCGACGTGGATCTCGGCGTCGATCGCGGCGCCGTCCCCGATGATCAGTTCGTTCTTCGTGACGACCTTCCCTTTCAGGACGCCGTCGATCCGGAACGTGTCTTCGAACGTGAGGGTCCCCTCGAAGCGGGCTCCCCTGTCGAGAAAGCCGTTGAGGGTGCCGCCCCCCTTCCGCCCGCCGATCACCCGCCCCCTCCGACGAGTCGCTCGAAGAGGCCGATGAGCTGCTCCTCGGAGTAGAAGGAGAGGCGGACCTCGCCCCCCTTCTTCCGGCGCCGGATTTCGACCTTGGTCCCGAGGGACCGCTGGAGCCTCTGCTCGGCATCCCGGGTGTCGGGGTCGTTGTCGGGACCGCTCGCCTTCTTCTTCGGCGCACCCTCGAGGACCTCCTGGACCCGCGCTTCGGCCGCCCGGACCGAAAGACCCCTGCGAATGAACTCCCTCGCGAGGGTTTCCTGGTCGGCGGCCGACGGGAGCGAGAGGAGAGTGCGGGCATGACCGGCCGACAGGAGCCCGTCCTCGACCTGGGCGCGGACCTCCGCCGGGAGCTTGAGAAGCCGCATGGCGTTCGAGACCGTGGTCCGGTCCTTCCCCACCCGCTCGGCGATCTCGTCCTGGGTCATCCCGAACTTGTCCTTCAGGTGCCAGTACGACTCCGCCTCTTCCATCGCGGTCAGGTCGCGGCGCTGGATGTTCTCGATGAGCGCGACGAGGAGATGGTCTCGATCCTCGAGCCCCTCCTTGACGAGGACCGGGACGCGGGTGAGGCCCGCGAGGCGGGCGGCCCGGACCCGGCGCTCTCCTGCCAGGATCCGGAAGCGGTCGGCATCGCGGGTGACGAGGATCGGCTGGAGGATCCCGGTCTCCTTGATCGAGCGGGCCAGCTCCTCGAGACCGTCGTCGTCGAACCTCCGGCGCGGCTGCTGGCGATTCGCCTCGAGGTGATCGAGGTCGACCATCTGGACCGAGACACCTGGCCGGGATTCGGGGGTGCCGGGTCTCGCCGCCGGGATGAGGGCGGAGAGTCCTTTTCCGAGGGCGGGTCTCTTCGTCACGGCTTCCCTCCGTTCCCCCCGGCGAGGTCGCGCCGCAGGAGCTCTCGCGCGATGGCGAGATACGCCTCCGCCCCGCGGGATCGGATGTCGTAGAGAAAGATCGGCTTTCCGAACGACGGGGCCTCCCCGAGGCGCACGTTCCGGGGCACCGCGGGTTCGAGGAAGGCGGCGCCGAAGTACCGGCGGATCTCGTCCAGGACCTGGCGGGACAGGTTCAACCGCTCGTCCCACATGGTCGCGACGACCCCGGCGATTCCGAGGCGGGGATTCAGGTTCTCGCGAACCCTCTCGATCGTCGCGACGAGCTCTGAGACCCCCTCGAGCGCGTAGTACTCGCACTGGATCGGAACGATGACCCCGTCGACGGCCGTGAGGGCGTTCAGGGTCAGGAGCCCGAGGGACGGGGGACAGTCGACTATGACGTAGTCGAAGTCGTCCTCGAGGGCGTCGAGCCTCCCGGCGAGGAGGTACTCCCGGTTCTCGACGTTCACGAGCTCGATCTCGGCCCCGACGAGCTCGCGGGAGGCGGGAACGAGGGTCAGAAGCGGGAGCGCCGTCGTCCGCGCGACCTCGCTCCAGGACGCGTTGCCGAGAATCCAGTCGTAGACGGTCCTCTCGAGCTCCCCTTTGTCGATCCCGAGGCCGCCCGTCGTGTTCCCTTGCGGGTCGAAGTCGACCAGGAGGACCCGTTTCTCGAGGATCGCGAGGGCGGCGGCGAGACTGATCGCCGTCGTCGTCTTGCCCACCCCCCCCTTCTGGTTCGCCACCGCAAGACGTTTCACGTGAAACACTCCACCCGCGCGATGCCGCGTCGGTCCGCCCCCGGACTCTTCATAAAGCGGACGATCGCCCCGGGCAGCGCCCGCCGGACATCCTCGAGGAGGGGTTCGCTCGTCCAGAGAAGGGCAACGGCCCCTCGCGCGAGGGCCGGTCGGGCCGCGCGGACGATCTCCCCGGCGCTGGCGACGGCGCGACTCGTCAGGAGATGGCAGGGCGGGACGTGTCTCATCAACGCAAGCGCGGGACCGGGGAATCTAGCGTTCACCACCCGGGCCGTCAATCCAAGGGCCCCGA
Above is a genomic segment from Holophagales bacterium containing:
- a CDS encoding ParA family protein, whose protein sequence is MKRLAVANQKGGVGKTTTAISLAAALAILEKRVLLVDFDPQGNTTGGLGIDKGELERTVYDWILGNASWSEVARTTALPLLTLVPASRELVGAEIELVNVENREYLLAGRLDALEDDFDYVIVDCPPSLGLLTLNALTAVDGVIVPIQCEYYALEGVSELVATIERVRENLNPRLGIAGVVATMWDERLNLSRQVLDEIRRYFGAAFLEPAVPRNVRLGEAPSFGKPIFLYDIRSRGAEAYLAIARELLRRDLAGGNGGKP